The DNA region GAGCGCACCGAAGAGCATGGCCCTGAGCCTTGGATTGGGGACACCAAGCTCCTCAAAGATACCACCAAAAAGCTCCAAGTATTCCTCATAAAATGCATCCCACTGTCCTAGGCCGTTTCCATGCTTGATACTCTCCTCATAAACCTCCAAGAAGAAGCGAGAGAGCTTCGGGTTGTTTAAGATGAACTCAAATGAGTACTCAATCAGCGCTTTAAACTTATCCTCCGGTGACTCTGCACTTAGAATTTTAGGAAATATCGTCTTAGCCCACTGCTCAAATCCGTAAAACAGCGCTTCTTTAGCAAGCTCATACTTTGAGGAAAAGTGATAGAAGAGTCCTCCTTTTGAGATGCCAACTTTCTTCGCAATCTCCTCCATTGAAACGTCATCGTAAGCTCTCTCGCTGAAGAGTTCAAGGGCAACCTCTAAAATTCTCTCCCTGGTTTCTTTCCTCCCCATTTTTTAGCACCCCACTCCGTTCGAATAAAAGCTAGCGGATAGAACGTCATTAATCCATTTTTGGATATTTTCCTTTTGATTAAAATCTGGCTTTGCAAGCCACCCCCTCATGATCCCAGCTTTCACAACTTTTGCCGGCACCTTTTTTAAGATTGGCCCGAGGTAGTACTTCTCAATGTAGCCTTTAGTGAAGTGCCCAAAGAGCTCGGCAAGGCATACGACAAAAACTGCCACTTTCTTATCCCTCAACTCATCCCTGTGTTCCTCCAAAAACTTGAGGACACTCTTCAATGGCCTTTCGTAGTAGATGGGACTTCCAATTACAACTAAGTTACAGCCCCTCAAGCTATCCACTTCACTCACACGCATTACTTTAACCTCAGCTTTTCCCTTTATGGCTTCCTCCATCCACTTAACTATCATCTCCGTTGAGCCCCTCTTAGTGTCGTAAACTATGCAGATGCGATTTGACATTCAATCACCTCTGTGCCAAAATAGTCTCAAGAGGAGCGGCAAAGTTAGCACTGCCCCAATGAAGCTGTAAATAAGCCCGAAAAGTGTTGTGGTGGCGAACTGGGCAATCACAGGTATCGGTATCAGCACAAAGACTCCAAAAGCAATTAAGGTCGTTATGGCAGAGTAAAGCACTTCTCTTCCAGTGCTCGACAGCGAGATTGCGTAGCACTCCTCAAGGCCTTTGCCTTCCTTTCTCTCAAGCGCCCAGCGGTTCGCTATATGGATCGGGTAGTCTATGCCTATCCCAACTATCACCGCCCCCACCATCGCGGTCATCATGTTGAGGGGTATTCCAATGAGCTTCATTGTCATAAAGAGCCACCCGAGGGTTATGAAGGGTGGGATGGCAGTTAAAAGTCCTAGAAGCGGAGAGCGGTGGGAGATGCCAAAAGCCACAGGAAGCACTATAAAGGCAAATGCTAGGCACAGAAAGATGGAGTTCGTCATTGAGTCTCTGATGTCGTCAAGACCTTTGGCCCAGACTATAGGCATCCCCGTGAAGCTCACCTCTGCGTTAACCCCCTCAAAGTCCTCTCTAAGCTCCTCCATGAGCTTTTTACCGTGGTAGCCGAGCTTTGTCCTCGTCGCGACCCTGATTATCAAACCATCAAAGTTCCCCTTTTCGTCCCTGTGGATATATTGGTCTCCCATAGGGGTCTCATAGAGGGCGTTTAAGAAAGCCTTCAGCTGCTCAGGGGCTGCATCGTCATCAATCCTGCCGTCCATGTCCCTATCCACCATAAGATATGCCCTAATGACCTTTTGATCCTCCATTGCGAAGAGTGGGAGCAGGCTTAAAATCCACTCGGCACGGGCCTTTTTCTCATAAACGACAACATATCTATCATCGTTCATGTTTTCCAGCGCATTTTGAAGCTGCCCCCACAGCTCAGGGTTCGTTAAGTCCCCATCAACCCTTATGAAAACGGTCTCGGTGCCCACGTCGAACTCCTCGTTCAGGATTCCGTAGGCCTTTGTTATGTCCAGGTCGGTGGCGAGCTCTCCCGTTGGGTCGTAGGAAGCTTTCATCCCGAGCCCCATGACCCAGCCGGGCAAGGCCACGCCGAATATTACGAGGAGGAGGACGAGTACAATGGAGGGCCTGTTGATGAGCCAGAGGAGTCTTTTGATCATGCCGTTCCTTGCCATTCTCTTTCCTTTGCCGGTTTTAACCTTCCCCACACCTCCTCTCAAGTCTAGAAGCTCCCTCACCGCGGGAACGAATGTTAAGTTGAGTATAAAAATTGCAAGAATCGAGAAGGCGGACAGGAAGCCAAAATGCCTCATGCTTGGAATCTTGGAGATTCCGTTTGAAGAAAAGCCAACAACGGTCGTAATCATCGCCAAGAGAAGGGCAATCCCGACAGTGGAGAGCACGAGGTATGTGGCTTTCTTGGGGTCAGATGTTTCCTCAAGCTCCTCTCTGTAATTCATGAGCACGTGGAAGGAGAAGTCTATCCCAAGACCGAGAATAAGCACCGGCACCATGCCCGCCATGAAGTCCACTTTCCACCCTAGAATTCCGGCAAGGCCGAAAGTCCAGAGCATCGCGAGAAAGAGCGTTATTAGAGAAATCGCAACGTCGCTTAAGCGCCTAAAGTTGAGCATCATCAACGCGAGGATTAAAACCAGCGCAATTAAAAATGCGGGAATTAAGCGCTCCTCCGTTTTCACATAGTAGTAGTTCAGGAGTTGAATGCCGTAAGTTAATGTCTCTTGGTCAACCCCCTTGGCAATTCCCTCAATCCTCAGCTCGACCCTCTCAAGCTCGTCGCTGGGAATCGTGCCGTCCAGAGAGATATAGATAACCATCTTGCTGCTTTTTACGGCCCCCCTATCGAAGTCCTTCGGTAGGAAAACGAGGGCGTAGTCCTTCATAACCTGAGGGACGTTAGGATCTCCCATGAAGGCGTTGAAAGTCTCCACAATCTCATCCTTTGACGTGAAGGAGCGCATCTCCTCCAGAATCTGCTCCTTGGACGGATTAAAGTTCCCCTTCAGGGAGAGCCGGTAGATCGCCAAAAATTCGGGGAGCGAGGTTATGCTTTCGTCCTTGGGCTTCCTCAGTGCGGAGCTGACGAGATTATCATTCCAGACCTTCTCCGTGATATCCGCCGCTTTTTTGAAGTATTGTGGTGTTAGGACGTCATCACCCTGTAGGAGCACCATAACAGGCTCAGTGTTTCCAAAGTCCTTCTGGATGTCGTCCATTATCCCGACTTCCGGATAGTTTGGGAAGAGACCTTCAAGGCTCGTCTCCTGCTGCAGATTAACGGTAAAAGACGTGAAGATGAGCGTAATAACGAGAACCAGAGCTATGGCACTCTTTGGATGAAAAGCAACCCATTTAGCTATTTTCTGCATTTCAACCACCTCTTACCTACCGACCGGTCGGTTTGTAATTTGTTTGTGCGGCTTTTAAGCTTTGTGTTAACCTTAACCATGTAAAAGAGAAGCCGCAATGTGAAAAGCTTAAATCAAAGGAAAGTCAAGTTAATAGTTAGGTGGTGGTGATGAAGGACTTCTATATAGCCCATGAAGAGGATATTAAATCCGGTAAAACCACGGATGTTTACTTCGTAAGGACCAAAACAATTCTTGAAGCAAAAGGGATTCATAAAAAGGTTTTTGCTGACGTTTCAACTACATCCCTACCTAAAGGGTGGAAGTGGGGTGTCTTAGCTGGTGTTGAGGAAGTAGCAAAGCTCTTGGAAGGAATGCCAGTTAACGTTTACGCAATGCCCGAAGGGACGATATTCCACTCCTATGAGCCTGTGATGCAGATTGAGGGGTATTACAAAGAATTTGGGATTTATGAGACCGCTTTAATCGGAATGTTGAGCCAAGCGAGCGGAATTGCAACCGCTGCGCTGAGGACAAAAATAGCCGCCAAGTTCAAACCAGTTTACAGCTTTGGAATAAGGCACATGCACCCTGCCATTGCCCCAATGGTTGACCGCTCAGCATTCATAGGCGGCTGCGATGGAGTTAGCGGAGTTTTAGGAGCAGAGATGATGGGTGAAAAGCCTATTGGGACTATGCCCCACGCTCTAATTCTAGTGATTGGAGATCAGGTTAAAGCTTGGAAGTATTTCGATGAAGTCATGGATGAAAAAGTCCCGAGAACTGCCCTAGTTGATACGCTGTGCGATGAGAAATTTGAAGCTCTAATGGCGGCCGAGGCTTTAGGTGAGAGGCTGACAGCAATTCGTTTAGACACACCAAGCTCAAGGAGAGGGAATTTTAAGCGCATAATAGAGGAAGTACGCTGGGAGCTTGATTTAAGAGGTTACGATCATGTTAAAATCTTCCTAAGCGGAGGGCTGGATGAGGAGAGCCTCAAGGAGCTAGTAGACGTCGCAGATGCTTTTGGCGTTGGAGGGAGCATAGCGAGCGCTAAACCAATAGACTTCTCCCTCGATATAGTCGAGATAGAAGGAAAGCCAATAACCAAGCGTGGAAAGCTGAGCGGAAGGAAGCAGATTTATAGGTGTGAAAAAGGGCACTACCATAGAGTCCCTGCCAATAAAAAGCTTGAGAAGTGCCCAGTCTGCGGAGCAAAAGTTGAGCCCCTATTAAAGCCGCTCATTGAAAATGGAGAAATCGTTGCGGAGCTGCCAAAGGCTAGAGAAATTAGGGAATATGTTTTAGAACAGGCGGAGAAGTTTAATCTAAACTTAGAGTGACCTTTTATTTTTTTGTTTAATTTACAGGATAATGGACAAAAGGAATGAAAAGAAAATGGCCTCACTCAACTGTGATAGCTGAGGTTGGGCAGCTCTCAGCGGCTTCTTGAGCGCACTCGAGGTCTGTTTCTGGGGTCAAGACCTTAGCCTTTCCATCGTCGTCCATCTCAAAAACGTCTGGGCAGATGCTTGCACAAACTCCACATCCAATGCATGCGTCCTTATCAACAACAACCTTCATCCTAAACACCTCCAAGGTTTTCGAAATAATCTGTGTATTCTTTATTTAAAAGATTTTCCACGTCTCGAGACGCTGTGAGACGTTATACCGCATAAAAAGCCTCCCTAGTGAATAAAAAATTGCAGAAGTGGGCAAGTGTGGGTAAAAATTGTGTAGAGAAAAGAGGCTACATTAAGCCGAGTTTTCTCTTAAAGTCCTCGCTAATTCTCTCTGGAGTCCACGGAGGGTCAAAAGTTAGCTCAATTTCTGCATCTTTAACACCAGGAATCTCCAAGACCTTCTCCTCAACTGCTTTTAAGAGCCACATTGTTAGGGGGCATCCAGGAGTAGTCATTGTCATCTTAACATAAACGGTCTTATCTTCCCTAACCTCAAGCTCATAAATGAGACCCAAATTAACGACATCAACACCAATTTCAGGGTCAATAACTTCCTTGAGCTTTTCCAAAATCGCCTCTTTCGTAAGCTCAACATCTTTTGAAGTTTGAGCGTTGGTCTTTTCATCCGCCATTTTTCCTCACCTGAAAGGGAGTCTAAGTTATCAAATTTAAACCTTATGGAACAAACTTGGGAAACTACGAGAGTATATCAAGAATAAGCTCCTTTGCCATGTCTTCCGTTAATACACCCGCTCTCAGCTCCCTCATAACCCTCTGGATTGAGAACAGCTTTAGCGAGCGGTTTGACTTATACGCGTTCCTCAAGACGGGACACCCAAAATGGAACGTGTAAACGCCGCCTATGATGTCGATGAGCTCTCCTTTATCCATAGCTAAAAAAGCCGGGAAGTTCAGCATCACAACATCATTTTTTGGATATATCGAGAGGTTCCCGACACTGAGCATATCCCCACTCGCAACGATTTTAACACCATTCTCACGTGCATAGCGCTCAACGCTTTCCATGATTAATGAATGACAAACACCACACAGCGTCGCCCTCTTTTTAACCCTATCAAGCATTATCTGTCCGTAATCCTCTACTTCTATAAACACCGCTCCGAATTTCTTTAGACGCTTTATTTTCGCCTCTTTCATTTGAGGGAGCTTTACAGTCACAGGAGTTACTTTAAATCCTGCCCACCTTAGGCCTAAAACCGTTGCTGTACTATCACTTCCACCCGAAAAGGCAACTACAATCTCCTCGTTAAGCTTAGTACGCCTAAATTCTTCACCGTAGAGCCTGTATCGAACCAATTCCTTAAGCCTACTATAAGCTTCCTCGCTTATTTGCTCCCTAACTCTTTCAAGGGCTTTTAGAGAGCCTTTGAGGCGAT from Palaeococcus pacificus DY20341 includes:
- a CDS encoding TetR/AcrR family transcriptional regulator; the protein is MGRKETRERILEVALELFSERAYDDVSMEEIAKKVGISKGGLFYHFSSKYELAKEALFYGFEQWAKTIFPKILSAESPEDKFKALIEYSFEFILNNPKLSRFFLEVYEESIKHGNGLGQWDAFYEEYLELFGGIFEELGVPNPRLRAMLFGALLDGLALHYLVAGDEGRGYFDIEALKREIFEMFRYREREIKG
- a CDS encoding flavodoxin domain-containing protein is translated as MSNRICIVYDTKRGSTEMIVKWMEEAIKGKAEVKVMRVSEVDSLRGCNLVVIGSPIYYERPLKSVLKFLEEHRDELRDKKVAVFVVCLAELFGHFTKGYIEKYYLGPILKKVPAKVVKAGIMRGWLAKPDFNQKENIQKWINDVLSASFYSNGVGC
- a CDS encoding efflux RND transporter permease subunit; translation: MQKIAKWVAFHPKSAIALVLVITLIFTSFTVNLQQETSLEGLFPNYPEVGIMDDIQKDFGNTEPVMVLLQGDDVLTPQYFKKAADITEKVWNDNLVSSALRKPKDESITSLPEFLAIYRLSLKGNFNPSKEQILEEMRSFTSKDEIVETFNAFMGDPNVPQVMKDYALVFLPKDFDRGAVKSSKMVIYISLDGTIPSDELERVELRIEGIAKGVDQETLTYGIQLLNYYYVKTEERLIPAFLIALVLILALMMLNFRRLSDVAISLITLFLAMLWTFGLAGILGWKVDFMAGMVPVLILGLGIDFSFHVLMNYREELEETSDPKKATYLVLSTVGIALLLAMITTVVGFSSNGISKIPSMRHFGFLSAFSILAIFILNLTFVPAVRELLDLRGGVGKVKTGKGKRMARNGMIKRLLWLINRPSIVLVLLLVIFGVALPGWVMGLGMKASYDPTGELATDLDITKAYGILNEEFDVGTETVFIRVDGDLTNPELWGQLQNALENMNDDRYVVVYEKKARAEWILSLLPLFAMEDQKVIRAYLMVDRDMDGRIDDDAAPEQLKAFLNALYETPMGDQYIHRDEKGNFDGLIIRVATRTKLGYHGKKLMEELREDFEGVNAEVSFTGMPIVWAKGLDDIRDSMTNSIFLCLAFAFIVLPVAFGISHRSPLLGLLTAIPPFITLGWLFMTMKLIGIPLNMMTAMVGAVIVGIGIDYPIHIANRWALERKEGKGLEECYAISLSSTGREVLYSAITTLIAFGVFVLIPIPVIAQFATTTLFGLIYSFIGAVLTLPLLLRLFWHRGD
- a CDS encoding nicotinate phosphoribosyltransferase, which gives rise to MKDFYIAHEEDIKSGKTTDVYFVRTKTILEAKGIHKKVFADVSTTSLPKGWKWGVLAGVEEVAKLLEGMPVNVYAMPEGTIFHSYEPVMQIEGYYKEFGIYETALIGMLSQASGIATAALRTKIAAKFKPVYSFGIRHMHPAIAPMVDRSAFIGGCDGVSGVLGAEMMGEKPIGTMPHALILVIGDQVKAWKYFDEVMDEKVPRTALVDTLCDEKFEALMAAEALGERLTAIRLDTPSSRRGNFKRIIEEVRWELDLRGYDHVKIFLSGGLDEESLKELVDVADAFGVGGSIASAKPIDFSLDIVEIEGKPITKRGKLSGRKQIYRCEKGHYHRVPANKKLEKCPVCGAKVEPLLKPLIENGEIVAELPKAREIREYVLEQAEKFNLNLE
- a CDS encoding ferredoxin, translated to MKVVVDKDACIGCGVCASICPDVFEMDDDGKAKVLTPETDLECAQEAAESCPTSAITVE
- a CDS encoding ATPase yields the protein MEIIMIWIIENDFVKKYRLKGSLKALERVREQISEEAYSRLKELVRYRLYGEEFRRTKLNEEIVVAFSGGSDSTATVLGLRWAGFKVTPVTVKLPQMKEAKIKRLKKFGAVFIEVEDYGQIMLDRVKKRATLCGVCHSLIMESVERYARENGVKIVASGDMLSVGNLSIYPKNDVVMLNFPAFLAMDKGELIDIIGGVYTFHFGCPVLRNAYKSNRSLKLFSIQRVMRELRAGVLTEDMAKELILDILS